The Treponema succinifaciens DSM 2489 region TGCTTTCATCAGAAAGTTTCCGCACATCGCCCTGCGGTAATAGACGCGGACTTCTTCCAGGGAATATTTTTTTTGTTAACAAAAGCACGACGGAAAGCATTGCGCAGCTCAGAATATTCATCAGAAAATGGTCGCCTTTTTCAAATTCGTCAACTCCGGACAGAATTTTCCTGTATTTTTTGCTGGCGTTTTTTATCACCTCCGCAGGATTCCGCTCGTCAAACGATTTTGAAAGCTGCTTTCTGAACGTTCCCTTGAAACCTGTCCACATAAGTCTCTGAATAAAGCCGTATCTCATTTTCCGCCTCAAGATATTGTAAGTTGCCGCCGGATAAATTTATTGTGCTGAACGCTGATTCCCCTGTCAGGCCGGAGGAAATGACAGCCAGCTGCGATAATGACAGAGCCGCAATCCAACCAAAGCCGTGAATTTTCTCCTACAGCCCTTTCACGTTCAGTGCGCGGACGGCATTCAGGACTGCCAGAACCATTACGCCCACGTCGGCGAAGATTGCAAGCCACATATTTGCGATTCCCAGCGCACCGAGCGCAAGGCAGGCGAATTTTATTGCGAGCGCGAACGAGATGTTCTGATAGACGATTCCGATACACTTGCGCGAGATTCTGATTGCCTTTGCTATTTTGAGCGGATCATCGTCCATAAGCACAACATCGGCGGCCTCAATCGCGGCATCCGAGCCCATCACTCCCATTGCGATTCCTATGTCGGCACGCGATAGAACCGGCGCGTCGTTTATCCCGTCGCCCACGAACGCAAGCACGTCGTTCTTTTTCTTTTCCGCAATCAGCCTTTCAACCTGATTCACTTTGTCCGCCGGAAGAAGCTCCGCATGAACCTCGTCGATTCCAAGATCCGCCGCCACTTTCTCAGCGACTTTCTTCGCGTCTCCGGTGAGCATTACGGTCTTTGCGACTCCGGCTTTTTTCAGAGCGGAAAGAGCTTCCCTGGATGTCGGTTTTTCAACGTCGGAAATCACTATGTGTCCCGAATATTCTCCGTCAATCGCCAGATGGATTATCGTTCCGAGCGAATGGCATTCTGCAGCCTCGATTCCGAGCTTTTTCATCAGCCTGAGGTTTCCCGCAGCGATTTTGTGTCCGTCAACTTTTGCGGTGATTCCGTGTCCGCTTATTTCCTCGATGTCCGCGACACGGCTTCTGTCGATTTCCTTTCCGTAGGCCGCCTGAAGGCTTCTGCTGATCGGGTGGGATGATGAGCATTCTGCGAGCGCGGCGTATTCAAGAAGCTTTGCCTCTCCGATTTTGCTGTGGTGAACCGCCGTAACCTCAAAGACTCCGCGGGTCAGCGTTCCGGTCTTGTCGAACACGACGATTTTTGACTTGGATAGCGTCTCAAGGTAGTTCGAGCCTTTTATGAGAATGCCTTCCCTGCTTGCGCCTCCAAGTCCCGCAAAGAAGCTTAGCGGAATGCTGATTACGAGAGCGCACGGACAGCTGATTACGAGGAAGGTGAGCGCGCGGTAAATCCAGTCGCTCCATCCGGGATCCGATTTTGCGATGATGCAGACAAGAGGCGGAAGAACGGCAAGCGCAAGCGCGCTGCAGCAGACGGCAGGAGTGTAGACCCGTGCGAACTTGGAGATGAATTCCTCGGACTTGGATTTTCTTGAGCTGGCGTTCTCCACAAGCTCCAGGATTTTTGAGACGGTCGACTCTCCGAAATTCTTTGTCGTCCTGATTTTGAGGACTCCGCTCATGTTTATGCTTCCGCTTATGACTTCCGTTCCTGTGCTGACTTCACGCGGCAGGCTTTCACCTGTGAGCGCGCTTGTGTTCAGCGTTGAGTTTCCTTCTGTTACAATGCCGTCAATCGGAACTTTCTCTCCGGGCTGAACCACAATCACGGTTCCCGGCGCGACTTCGGAAGGGTCAACCTGAACAAGCCTTCCGTCCTTTTCGATGTTCGCGTAGTCAGGGCGGATGTCCATAAGCTCGGTGATGTTTCTGCGGCTTTTTCCGACCGCATAGCTCTGGAAGAATTCGCCGATCTGGTAGAAAAGCATTACGGCGACCGCCTCGTTGCAGTCGTCAATCAGAAGAAGATTTCCGTGCGCATTGTAGATTTCAAGCGCGAACGCTCCCGCTGTTGCGACCGCCATCAGGAAATTCTCGTCGAAGACCTAGCGGTTCCATATTCCCTTTCCGGCCTTTTTCAGGATGTCGTATCCGATTATCAGATAGTCAACCACGTAGAGAATCATCTTGAGCGGAACTTTTCCCGGAATCGCGGAGAACACGTTCAGCCTGTCAAGCACGTTCAGCACCAGAAGCAGCGTGAACGCCGTGATGATTCTTGCAAGCATTTTCTTCTGTTTCTTTGTCATAAATTCTTCCTTAATTAATTGTCATTGCCGGGCTTGACCCGATAATCTTTCACAGAGAGATTCGACGATCAAGTCGGGGAATGACATCGGGCGTTTAAAACTCAATCTCGCAGTCGTCCTCGACTTTCCTGCACGCCTTGAGGACAGCCTTCATCACTTTCTTGTCGTCCTGTCCGTCGCCGAATTCCACGGTCATTTTCTGAAGCATGAAATTCACGCAGGCATCCTTTACGCCCTCAACAGTTTTTGTTGCGTCCTCCATTTTTAGGGCGCAGCTCGCGCAGTCAACTTCAATCTTGTAAGTCTTTTTCATGTTTTCCTCCGGAAAGTCAGTCCTGTTTATTCCTTCGATTAAGCGGTTGTTTAATCTTTATATTCAAGATATAATCCGGGGCGGATCTTTGCAAGGGCGGCGCAAGATTTATTTCCTTTTCGGAAAAACAAATTTCCGTTTGGGACGCTTGACGGGAGGCAAAAAATGAAGCTTGTTCACGGACACAACGAATATTTCAATCTGGATCTGCTCAGGGAGATTCTTTCAGACGGAAACACCGTGCGGGAAACCGCGGAATGTTTTGCGGTTTTTGCCGATGAGGTGCGCGTGCGGATTTTCATGCTTCTGTGCCACACAAAGCAGTGCGTCGTGAACATTGCGGACTTCATGGAGATGACCGCGCCTGCCGTGTCCCATCATCTTAAAATCTTAAAGGATGCTGATCTGATTGAAAGCTGGCGCGACGGAAAGGAGGTTTTTTATTCAGCGTCGGATTCTGAGAAGAGCCGCACGATGCACGGAATAATTGAGAGACTGATGAAGACAAGCTGCCCGGACTTTGAGAGCAAGCACGAGAAAATCAACGAGCGATCGGAATTTCAGGACAGGCAGATTGAGACTGTGAAGAAAGTCCACGACTTTATGTGCGAGCATATTTCGGAGCGGTTTACGATTGACGGTCTTGCGCGCAGGTTCGGCATGAACACGACGACTCTAAAGACAGTTTTCAAGGACGTGTACGGAACTTCGCTTGCTGCGCACATCAAGGAGCACCGCATGAAAAAAGCCGCGGAGCTTCTTTCCAGAACCGACCTTTCGATAAGCGAAGTCGCAGCCCAGGTCGGATATGAGAGCCAGGGCAAATTCAGCGCGACATTCAAGGAATTCTACGGCACGATTCCGAGCGGATACAAGAGGGACAAGCGGTGTGGAAAATGAAATTCTTTCAGTCCAGCTGTGTCTGCCAGTTTTTATTTTCATAAGCCGCAAAGCACATTTTTATCTGCTCAAGATTGTTTTTTTCTTCCGCAAGATTGAGCTTAGAAATTTCTTCAAGTGAAAAATATTTACTTTCTGTTGTTTCGATGTTTGCCGTGAATTTTCCGTCTTTTTTTATTGAACAGAGAATGAAGATTTTGCAGATTTTCCAAGCATAAACCGGCTTGTTGTGTTTTTCCCTGTCTTGAACCGCAATCACTTTTTCAAGCGGAAGTTCAGTTTTGTGCGCAACAATTTCTGCGGAGATTTTTCTGATTTCTTCGTAACGTTCAATGTCGAACTTGTCTTTTCCGTAAGTGAGTCCGGCCTGCGCTATGCTTTGAAGTTTTACCGCCCAGTCAAGCCAAATATTTTCCCCGCTCATTTTTCTTCCCTGTTCCTTACCATTTCCGCGTCGCTGATTACCTTGTTGCGGTATGTGATGTCGCTTCGTTTTGTAAAGCCGTGATTTTCCCAGAATGTGTTTCCGCTTTCGTTGTCTGAAAAGACGAGGAGGGCGACTTTTGCGATTCCCTGTTTTTTAAGCGCGCCCATTGCGGATTGGAGCAGTGCGGTTGCAATTCCGCGTCTTCTGAACTGGGGAAGAACCGCCGTGTGGTAAATGTAGCCACGCCTGCCGTCGTGCCCCGCGATGATTGTTCCGGCAAAAATTCCGTCTGTTTCTGCAACAAAGCATGTCTTGGGATTTCTGCGCAGAAAACGGACAATGCCTTCCTTTGTGTCGTCAATGCTGTTCAAGCCCATTTCCGGAATGTTCTGCCAAAGTTCAAGGCACTTTTTCCAGTCGCGTTTTTTCATAACCCTGATTTTCATTTACTCCGCCTTGCACATCAGCTTGAGACGCTGCGATTCATCGTAGTCAAAGCCGAATTTTTCGTAGAACGGAATTTTGTCTGGCCCGGCACAGAGTTCCACGAAAATATTTGTTCCGCTCACTCCGTTTTTTCTGACAAAGTTCAAAAGCTCATCAATCAGAAGCCTTCTGATTCCCATTTTCTGATATTCGGGGTGGACAACAACATCCTTGATGAAGTAGTCCAGACCTAAGTCGCCGAGCATCCGCGCCATGCCAACGATTTTTCCGCCGTCAAAAATAGAAACCCGGAACAGAGTGTTTTTCATCGCAATCTCCGCCTGTTCGGTTGAAGGTCCCGCGCCCCAGACCGTTTTCCAAAGCTCGATGAACTGCACAGCCGTAAGCTCGTTGTATTTTATCGTAAGATTTTCTGTTGGTTTTGATTCCATTCCTGTCTTCCATAAGAACTTCGACGCTATCTCAGGCAAAGTTTCTGTTCCTGCTTCCTTGAAAATTTTTTACAGTATATTTCATTGCGGCAGATTTTTACAAGCTGACATTGTTATTTTTTTTGTTCCCGAATTCAACAAAAACTTTAGATGTCATGGGGATGTCTAACAAGTATCTTTTCTGTCATTGTCGGTCTTGACCCGAAAATCCAAATGCGTATATTGCAATCATTTTTAGATTGTCTTATCAAGTCCGACAATGACAAATTGACAGATTGACAACGAGACTAAAAAAGGCTGCCCGTTTGGACAGCCTGTCTTTTAGCAACTATAAAATGCTATTTTTTTAACCTTACAGTTTTTTATATTCATCGCAGTCAGGGTCAAAAATGAATTTGTACTCTGTGCCTGTTTTCATATTGTAAGAAGTTGATGTCAGTGTGGCAGGAAGGTTTGCGAAATTAATTGTGATGTATCCATTTTCTTCGTTTAGTTTATAATCACCATTTAAATCCTTCAAAGTTTTTGTTGCCGTTTTTACAGTGTATGAACCTTTAATTTTGTCACCAGAGAAAGTTTTTTCTTTTGCATTTAGTTTTATTTCCCAGGAATCTCTTTCGGCAACATTTAGTTCTATTTTTCCATCATCAAAATCTACTCTAAGTGCAACATTTTCCGCATAAACGAATTCAGAACCTTCAACATCTTTGTCATCGCCAAAGTAGTCGCCCAAAAGAATATTGCCATCATCCTTTACGAAATAGCACTTAGAAATATTTTCTGCAAATATATTCTCATCGCCTAACTGTTCTTTTGCTTCTGCAACAGTGCAGCCGTTATCTTTTGCAAAATATTTGTACACATCATCCATTGAAGTCATTTTTACGCCATCGACAGTCCAAGAAACAATGTTCAAATAAAGAAGCCCGGTATTTGCATTGCAAGTGTATTTGTATTCTGTTATTTCTGTTTTTGGTGATTCTCCTGTTGGCTGCTTAACTTCTGTTTCTGTAACAGTGCCGTCTTTAAAGACATAAGTAATTGTCTTAGTCTTTTTGTCATCTTTCTGTGAATACCGATAAGAGTTTCCGGCAAGAACATTTTCTCCTACAGAAGGTAGCAAACCATTTGTGCTGCTATCATCATCGTCTGAATCACTGCCATTAGAGCATGATGCGAATACGAACGCAAATGCAAGAAGCATAAGCGCTGTGCAAATTTTTTTTTAAAGCTTTCATAAAAAGCCTCCTTGTAAAAAATAAAATATGTGGCATTTTACATCGGGGGGGGGTGTCAAGTGGTTATGTAAAAAAAGTAGCCTTTGTCCGCCCTGCAAGCGTCTACAACATCATGAAAGAGTACGATTTGGTCCATAAATGGGCTAAGAATGAAGGAGAAGCAAAGAAAAAAGGCTTTGACCAGCCCGAGGCTCCGCATGAGCAGTGGCATACAGATATTTCATACATCAAGGTTCCTGGTGTGTTTTATTATTTTATCAGCATAATGGACGGCTACAGCCGAAAAATTCCGGACTGGGCATTATGCGAAAACATGGAGGGAATAAACATTGAGCTTCTGGTTGCAAGAGTAAAGGAAAAGTATCCGGAAGCAAAAGCACGAATCATCCACGACAACGGAAAGCAGTTCATTTCAAAAGACTTCAAATCGTTGGTTTCTCTGCTGGAACTTTACGATCATAGAAATAAAAAATTGACATTAACATCAAAAGCACAAATAGAATCTCCATATATGAAGTTATATTTATAAGTTCTTTTCAATTGAAGTTTATGTATGTATAATCTCCATTATGCTTTCATTAATTTTTCTCATTTTAGCCGTTTTGTCCGGCGTTTATTTTGTTTTGATTAACATTGCTTCTCCGGGAACTTTTTTGGGGACGATTTTTAGTTTTTCTGCGGTTTGGCTTTGGATTGCTGTTTTCTTTGTGCTTCTTTTTGTGCTTGAAAGACGTAAGGTTCTGAAAATAATTTGCAGCAGGATTTCAAAGCGTATAAAAATAATTTTGATTTTTTTATTTTTCGCGGGAGTTTTTATTTCCGGATTGAATCTATTTTTTATCTGCAATCCAAGGCTTTCTGATGGAAAAGAAAATGTGCGCTACGTGATTGTTCTTGGTGGCGGAATCACAAAAGATGCCAAGCTTACAGATTCTGTGAAGAACCGTGTGCGTGTTGCTTCCGAATATTTTAAAGCTCATTCGGCAGCTCTTGTGGTTGTTACAGGCGGAAAAGGAAAATTTTCTCCTTGCCCGGAATCTGATGTTTTAAAACCTGTGCTTGCTTCTTATGGAATTGATGAAAATCGGATTCTTGCGGAAAACAAAGCAAAAGACACAATTCAAAATTTTATGTTCAGCGCAAAACTTTTTGCAGAGTATGATGGAATCAGCATGGAAGAAGTTCTTGCTTCTCCTGTTGCGGTTGTAACAAGCGACTTTCACATTGCGCGTGCTGAACGTCTTGCTTCGCGAATGGGATTTTCAGATGTGTATGGAGTCGCGTCAAAAACTCCGCCGCTTTTTGTACTGAACAGCTACTGCCGTGAAATCTGCAGCTACATAAAACTGAACTTAAGAATTTTGCTCACAGGCAAGCCAACGCATCTGTAGTAAAGTTACGCATTGTGATAGCATTGAATAAGATTTATTTTTGAGTCTTTGCTGGAGAAATTTATTATGAATAACTTTTGGGAAAAGATAAAACTGTTTTTCATTGATGCAAAAAATAAAATCGTTTCTTTTTTTGAAAAATTGAAGAATTCTTTCTGCGGATTTTTAAAATCACTACGAAGCAAAATTTTAAACTTTTTTGAAAAACATAAAAATTCAAAGACACAAAAAGATTCAAATTTAAAAGATGAATATGAAGAGACAACAATAAAAAAATCACTTGGTAAAAAAATCGGTTTTGCATTTTTGAATTTCTTTGATATTGTTTTTGATTTAGTTTTTGCGGCAGTAATTATTCTGATACTAAAACCTGAACTTATAAATGGCAATTCACTTTGCAATAAAATTTCAATCATTGATTTTGTGAAAAATAATTTGCCAGAAAATTTTTTGTTTTTAATTTTTCTTTGCGCATTGTTGGCGGCATATTTTATTTTCAAATTGATTTTTTCATTTATTTATGTGCGCAGTTTGCAGAGAATTTCTTGCGCAATGATTGTGGTGTTGAGCATTGTTTCAATTCTTCTTTTGCCAACAAATATTCTGTTCTTTCTTTTGTTTTATTTTCTTCTATATATTACGTTTCAGATTTCGTGCGGAATAAAACCTAGTTGCGCTATTTACAAACTTATTGCAGTGATAGTTTTGGACATCACGCTTTATTTTGAACTTCATCTGATTTGCATAGATGAAATATGGAAATCTATAAGAGATATTCAGAATTCAATTTTTGAAATTTTTGGTTATCTTAAAATTTAGAATAATAATAAAAGGGAATTTATATGAAAATTAATTTTAGCATTAAACAGTTTTTTCCTCAAAAGTGGCAGGTAAAACTTCCGGTTATGCTTTTTGCGGTTGTGATGATGGGAATTACGCTTTCAGTTCTTATTGAAATTGGCTGGGGAACTGATCCTGCGACTTTTATGAATTATCATGTGGCGGCATTGCTTGGAACTGATAATATCGGCTTGATTCAGATTATGGATTACGCGGTTTTTCTTGTTTTTGTAATTTTGTTTGGGGCGCAGCATATCGGTTTTGGCTCGATTGCGAATATGTTTTTTATCGGATTTGTTTCTGATTTTTCACGCTGGATTTGGAAGCTGATTGGATTTCATCAGTTTTTGCAGAATGCGGAACTTTTGCCAAAGGCTGGAATTTTTGCTTTTATTTTGCTTCTTTTTGTAACTGCTTGCGCGATTTATATGAATTCAGAATTGGGAATTGCTCCTTACGATGCGGTTCCTAAAATTATCAGCGATAGATTTGTTAAGCTTCCTTTTTTTGTTGTCCGCATTATTTTTGATTATTCTGCAATTACAATTGGACTTGTGGCGGCTTGCTTTGCAAAAAACAACATTCCGAATCCAGTTGCGACTTTTGCCGGAGTCGGACTTAAAACAAATATTTTCGGTTCAGTCTGTATGGGACTTCTTTTAGGACCAGCCATTTCTCTTGTTGGAAAATTTATGAAAAAAATTATTCCAGTGTTTCGTGAAAATTAACCTGAATATCGAATTTTGAAAAGGACAGGCATTTATGTGTCATTCCCGTGCTGCGACAGTGCGATGTTTACGCAGTAAACTCGGTTAGGAATCTGTTGTAAAACTACAATAGATTATAAATCGAGTTTCTTTTAGAAACATCGCAGTGGCAAGCCCTATAATGACATTAAACTATAAAACTCGAATTTAGGGCTAATTAAGAAAATAGTTTTTTATTTTAAAATCGCTTTCATTGCGCAGAGGGCGACTAGAAAAATAATGTTCATTAGCGTAAAGACTGCGAGGAATTTTCCGGTGCCGCCTTTTTCCTGCGTGTATAGTTTTAGGCTTATAAGGCTTGCAAGAGATGCCACCGGTGTTCCAAGCCCGCCGATGTCCACGCCAAGCAGAAGCTCCTTTGTGTTCCGCGCGAACGGATGAAGCAAAAGTGTTGCGGGAACGTTGCTTATCAACTGGCTGAACGCAAGGCTTACG contains the following coding sequences:
- a CDS encoding DDE-type integrase/transposase/recombinase, yielding MSSGYVKKVAFVRPASVYNIMKEYDLVHKWAKNEGEAKKKGFDQPEAPHEQWHTDISYIKVPGVFYYFISIMDGYSRKIPDWALCENMEGINIELLVARVKEKYPEAKARIIHDNGKQFISKDFKSLVSLLELYDHRNKKLTLTSKAQIESPYMKLYL
- a CDS encoding metalloregulator ArsR/SmtB family transcription factor, which encodes MKLVHGHNEYFNLDLLREILSDGNTVRETAECFAVFADEVRVRIFMLLCHTKQCVVNIADFMEMTAPAVSHHLKILKDADLIESWRDGKEVFYSASDSEKSRTMHGIIERLMKTSCPDFESKHEKINERSEFQDRQIETVKKVHDFMCEHISERFTIDGLARRFGMNTTTLKTVFKDVYGTSLAAHIKEHRMKKAAELLSRTDLSISEVAAQVGYESQGKFSATFKEFYGTIPSGYKRDKRCGK
- a CDS encoding heavy metal translocating P-type ATPase: MAVATAGAFALEIYNAHGNLLLIDDCNEAVAVMLFYQIGEFFQSYAVGKSRRNITELMDIRPDYANIEKDGRLVQVDPSEVAPGTVIVVQPGEKVPIDGIVTEGNSTLNTSALTGESLPREVSTGTEVISGSINMSGVLKIRTTKNFGESTVSKILELVENASSRKSKSEEFISKFARVYTPAVCCSALALAVLPPLVCIIAKSDPGWSDWIYRALTFLVISCPCALVISIPLSFFAGLGGASREGILIKGSNYLETLSKSKIVVFDKTGTLTRGVFEVTAVHHSKIGEAKLLEYAALAECSSSHPISRSLQAAYGKEIDRSRVADIEEISGHGITAKVDGHKIAAGNLRLMKKLGIEAAECHSLGTIIHLAIDGEYSGHIVISDVEKPTSREALSALKKAGVAKTVMLTGDAKKVAEKVAADLGIDEVHAELLPADKVNQVERLIAEKKKNDVLAFVGDGINDAPVLSRADIGIAMGVMGSDAAIEAADVVLMDDDPLKIAKAIRISRKCIGIVYQNISFALAIKFACLALGALGIANMWLAIFADVGVMVLAVLNAVRALNVKGL
- a CDS encoding GNAT family N-acetyltransferase translates to MKIRVMKKRDWKKCLELWQNIPEMGLNSIDDTKEGIVRFLRRNPKTCFVAETDGIFAGTIIAGHDGRRGYIYHTAVLPQFRRRGIATALLQSAMGALKKQGIAKVALLVFSDNESGNTFWENHGFTKRSDITYRNKVISDAEMVRNREEK
- a CDS encoding YdcF family protein, whose amino-acid sequence is MLSLIFLILAVLSGVYFVLINIASPGTFLGTIFSFSAVWLWIAVFFVLLFVLERRKVLKIICSRISKRIKIILIFLFFAGVFISGLNLFFICNPRLSDGKENVRYVIVLGGGITKDAKLTDSVKNRVRVASEYFKAHSAALVVVTGGKGKFSPCPESDVLKPVLASYGIDENRILAENKAKDTIQNFMFSAKLFAEYDGISMEEVLASPVAVVTSDFHIARAERLASRMGFSDVYGVASKTPPLFVLNSYCREICSYIKLNLRILLTGKPTHL
- a CDS encoding GNAT family N-acetyltransferase, whose protein sequence is MESKPTENLTIKYNELTAVQFIELWKTVWGAGPSTEQAEIAMKNTLFRVSIFDGGKIVGMARMLGDLGLDYFIKDVVVHPEYQKMGIRRLLIDELLNFVRKNGVSGTNIFVELCAGPDKIPFYEKFGFDYDESQRLKLMCKAE
- a CDS encoding cation transporter produces the protein MKKTYKIEVDCASCALKMEDATKTVEGVKDACVNFMLQKMTVEFGDGQDDKKVMKAVLKACRKVEDDCEIEF
- a CDS encoding NUDIX hydrolase, with the translated sequence MSGENIWLDWAVKLQSIAQAGLTYGKDKFDIERYEEIRKISAEIVAHKTELPLEKVIAVQDREKHNKPVYAWKICKIFILCSIKKDGKFTANIETTESKYFSLEEISKLNLAEEKNNLEQIKMCFAAYENKNWQTQLD